In a genomic window of candidate division KSB1 bacterium:
- a CDS encoding DUF2442 domain-containing protein, whose translation MEHKIYRVQSFEIIGDYKLVVTFNDNSSQTIDFKPILKGELFEPLLDLSRFNQVQIDPEVHTLVWPNGADFDPATLHDWPDHVEELSERAQKWTSPVT comes from the coding sequence ATGGAGCATAAGATCTATCGAGTCCAATCCTTTGAAATTATTGGTGACTATAAACTCGTGGTTACATTTAATGATAACAGCTCACAAACAATAGATTTCAAGCCAATTCTGAAAGGAGAATTATTTGAGCCGCTGCTTGATTTGTCCCGCTTTAATCAAGTTCAGATCGATCCCGAAGTTCATACGTTGGTTTGGCCGAACGGGGCTGATTTTGATCCGGCTACATTGCACGACTGGCCAGATCATGTTGAAGAACTTTCAGAGCGTGCACAGAAATGGACAAGCCCTGTAACTTAA
- a CDS encoding CopG family transcriptional regulator, translating into MKQTLTITLSKEVKSELEQIALDEGLTRSEVVRNALQDYLFIKRFRTLRNKMIAKAEAQGIFTDEDVFAKV; encoded by the coding sequence ATGAAACAAACCCTAACAATAACTTTATCGAAAGAAGTTAAATCTGAATTAGAGCAAATAGCTCTTGATGAAGGGTTGACTCGAAGTGAAGTAGTAAGAAATGCCCTTCAAGATTATTTGTTTATTAAAAGATTCAGGACTCTTCGAAATAAAATGATAGCAAAAGCAGAAGCCCAGGGCATTTTCACAGATGAAGATGTTTTCGCTAAAGTTTGA